The sequence TTGAAATTTGTTTTTAGCGCCATGGAAATAATCGGGGCTGGCTTTGTAAACGGTCTGAGGGTGTATGCCTTTCGGCCGTATTATTCATAAACTCAAGCATATGATATTGCAATGACTCTCCTATATTTTTTATGAATAAGCGGGTTAGGCGAGGATACGCCCTCTCGTTACCAAGCAGTGCTTGGCAACGAGCGTTAAGAACACACCCCTAACCCCTCTCAAGAGGAGAATACAAATGTTTGTGCGCGAGAGCGTATTCGCCTGAGGTAGATTGACCTACGGGGCTGATATATTCTGAAAAAGATTAATTGTAAATAATTAAGGCTAAGGCTATCTGCCTATTAGAACTACTACTGAACGAGAGCCGATTTTATACCTGTTCTGCTTTTTAAGAATGGATTCTGTATTGTTTTCACAAATTTCATAGGGGCTAAAGCGCATTGTATCAACGACTCTAAACCATTTTTTCCCTTTGGGCAATTTGGGAAGAAAGTATATCAACGGTTTCCAGTAGGCATTTGCCGCAATATAGATTTCAGTGCTTTCAGACGGATTACTGGCAGCATTTTCAGTAATCTGCAGCGCAAAGCTTCTTGATTCATAAGACCAATCGGGTTTATCGGGCATTATTCCATGCCATTTGACTCCATATTCTAAAATCTCCTCAGGTGTGGTTAAACTTTCAAATCTTAAAGCAGGATGATTCTTGCGGAATTCTATCAGTAATTTGAAAAACCTGAACAAATCCTTATTTTTTTTAGCGAGATCCCAATCCATCCAGCTTATCTCATTATCCTGGCAGTAGGCGTTGTTATTTCCTCTCTGAGTGCGTCCTGATTCATCGCCAGCCAGAATCATCGGCACGCCGCGGGAAAGAAGCAATAAAGCGGCGAAATTTCTTATTTGACGTTGTCGAAGTTTGTTTATTTTATCCGCATCCGGATTATCCCCGGCAGGACCTTCAACCCCGCAGTTCCAACTGTTATTATCGTTGGCTCCATCCCGGTTATCCTCGCCGTTCTCCTCGTTGTGTTTTTCATTGTATGAAACAATGTCAGCAAGCGTAAAACCATCATGGCAAGTAACAAAGTTTATACTGTGATATGACGTTCTCCCGCTATGCGCGTAAAGATTGGAGCTTCCCATTATACAATCAGCCAATTCGGATACAACTCCGGGGTCGCCTTTAATAAACTTCCTCACGTGATCGCGGAATTTAGCATTCCATTCAGCCCATCGCCCCCAAGAGGGAAAGCTTCCCACTTGGTAAAGCCCGGCGGCATCCCAGGCTTCGGCAATAAGTTTAGCGCTGCTGAGAATCGGATCGGCGGCGATTCTTTCCAAAAGCGGAGGGTTAGCCAAAACCGAACCATCACGACCTCGCCCTAATATTGAGGCTAAATCGAACCTGAAACCATCTACATGCATCTCCATAACCCAGTAGCGAAGGCATTCCAGTATCAGGTCTCGGACAACCGGATGATTACAGTTTAGAGTGTTTCCACAACCGGAGTAGTTGTAGTATTCTCCTGAATGAGGGTCTATCAAGTAATAGATGCTGTTATCCAAACCTCTAAATGATAGGGTTGGGCCATTATGGTCGCCCTCGGCGGTATGGTTAAATACCATATCGAGAATAACCTCGATGCCGTTTTCATGAAAAGCTTTAACCATAGTCTTAAATTCTCTGACCTGATTTCCATTTTCGGGGCAGGAAGCATAAGAGGCTTTCGGAGCAAAAAAGCCCAGCGAATGATAACCCCAGTAATTGAGAAGCCGTTCGCCTGTTCGCGGGTTTACTCTATTGGTATCAATTTCTGAGAATTCGTTAATAGGAAGCAATTCTACAGCGGTTATGCCAAGTTCTTTAAGATACGGAATCTTCTCAATCAACCCGGCATATGTTCCCGGATATTTGATATTGGAAGACTTATGCCGTGTAAAACCACGGACATGGAGTTCGTAAATGATTGTATCAGATGTTGGAATTTTCAAAGGCTGGTCGAAGCCCCAGTCAAAATCATCGTTGATCACCAAAGATCTCTGATGTCTATAATAGATTGGATCTATATTCTCATTGCTTATTTTACCCCATACTTCTCCGCCTGAAATAGCCTTTGCATACGGATCAATAAGGACACAGGAAGGATCGAACCTGTGGATTTGCTTTTCATTATTTGGATGCTTATCCATCCGGTAGCCGTATTCGATATTGGCATCGAGTCCTTTTATTAAAATATGCCAGATATCGCCGGTGCGATGATAGCGTGGGTCGAGAGGAAATTCTGCGATTTGTTTAGGGTTTGACTGTTTAAACAAAACCAAAGAAACAGAGTCGGCATTGCGAGAGAACACGGCCAGATTTATTCCTCCTCTTTTCAGTGCAGCTCCCAAGGGGAGAGGATTGCCGCGGGAGATTTCAAAATCTTTGCTGATGTAATCCAATAAAGACTGCTGTTCTTTAGCTATTTCATTTAACAAATTTTGCCTTACCCGAGATAAGTACTATCCCGGATTGTGCAGTTTTTATAATATGCCGATAAACGACAATACCTAAGTCTTTTGCTTCAAATAACCTATACTATGCATTCGTTTTGGAAAATGCCAGTTCAGGTGCTGAATTTTTAACACTATCGCCAATCCACCGAATATTTTCCAAACCAAACTGATCGGTCAAATCCGGATGGCTGGGCATAATTCTTAAGGAATATCCAAATAAACCGCTCTCATCACAGGGTATATAGCCCTCATATTTATAAAGACCATCCTGAACAGGGCCAGTGCAGGTCATATCTTCAACATTACTTTCGACTATATTATAATCGCTGTCTAACAAGCCATTGAAAATCTGCACATTCACATCATCGGGTTTAAGTTCCCCAAGCACAATTTCGGCTTCTACTTTTAGGGCGAAGCCTACCTCGATTTCTTTTTTCTGGACGCCGGCATTAACTATATGAACATTGTCCCAATGATCCAATATAAAATGCTTCCATTTAACTAATTCTTTTGTTTTTGTATAATTATCCGCAGAAAGGTTTTTCCAGCTTTCAAAGGCTTTCATATAGTATTTTTCAGTGTATTCTTTGACCATTCGGTTTGTATTAAAAGCCGGGCAGAGTTTCACCATGGATTTTTTCATTTTGTTTATCCAGAATCTTGGCAGACCATCACTGCTGACTTCATAGTATAATGGGATGACATCGTTTTCGAGAACATCATACAGCGCCTTGCTTTCAACTTCATCCTGATAGTTAGGATCATCATACGATTCACCGGCGCCGATTGCCCAGCCGGTATCTGTATCATATCCCTCACACCACCAACCATCAAGGATACTCATATTCAAGCCGCCATTCGGGATGACTTTCATTCCGCTGGTGCCGCTTGCTTCCATTGGCCGACGGGGGTTATTCAGCCACAGGTCAACACCCTGAACTAAATATCTGGCGACATTAATATCATAATCTTCAAGGAAAACGATGTGTTTGCGAATTACCTCGTCTCTGGCAAAATGAACGATTTGCTTAATCAATTCCTTACCGCCATTATCTAAGGGGTGAGCTTTACCGGCAAATATAAATTGTACGGGGCGTTCTTTATTGGTCAATAATTTTTTCAAGCGAACAGGGTCCCTTAAGAGAAGCGCCGCTCTTTTATAGGTGGCAAATCTTCTGGCAAATCCTATTGTGAGGGCTTCAGGGTTAAGGGTTTCCTGGGCGGCTTGTATTTCTTTGAAGCCAGCACCTCTCTTTTTAAGCTGATTATATAGCCGTTTTCTGGTAAATGCGACTAACCGCTCACGACGCCGCTCATGGATACGCCACAATTCAACATCGGGAATCCTTTCGATATATTTCCAGATAGTCTGGTCTGCCGGCTTTTTTAACCAGGCCGGTCCCAGATACCGTGTAAACAATTCTGCCATTTCATGAGAAATCCAGGAACGCGTATGAATGCCGTTAGTAACATGGCCAATCGGCACCTCATTAAGTGGAACTTTGGGCCATATCGATTGCCATATATTGCGGGAAACCTCGCCATGAAGTTTGCTGACTCCATTAGCATAGGCGGTCGTATGCAAAGCTAGTAAAGCCATATTAAATAAATTGCGTTCATCGCTGTTTTTGGCTATTCCCAGTTTTAAAAATTCGCTTTTTTTCACTCCGGCTTCTATGAATATATTATTTAAATATTTTTCAACGAGAGCGGAATGAAATTTATCAATCCCTGCCGGAACCGGAGTATGGGTGGTAAAGATAGTTCCGGTTCTAACTATCTGAGTTGCCTCACCAGAAGTTAAATTATCCTTCAATATCCTATGTTTTATTCTTTCTAAAGCCATAAAAGCGGCATGCCCTTCGTTCATATGGCAGACATTAACATGAATATCCAGTTTGCGCAGAGCTTTCATACCGCCAACGCCAAGCAGCAGTTCTTGCTGGATGCGAGTTTCATTATCGCCGCCATACAACTGATATGTTATTTTCCGATCGTTATAGCTGTTTTCCGGCGTATTGGCATCCATTAGATACAAAGGCACTCTGCCAACCTGGGCGCGCCATATTCGACAATAAACAGTCCTATCCGGAAATTCAATATCTACTAAGATAGGTATTCCCTCTTTATCAAGTTCAAGCTGAATCGGCATGTTATAAAAATCATTATCGGGATAAGT is a genomic window of Candidatus Zixiibacteriota bacterium containing:
- the glgX gene encoding glycogen debranching protein GlgX, with the protein product MAKEQQSLLDYISKDFEISRGNPLPLGAALKRGGINLAVFSRNADSVSLVLFKQSNPKQIAEFPLDPRYHRTGDIWHILIKGLDANIEYGYRMDKHPNNEKQIHRFDPSCVLIDPYAKAISGGEVWGKISNENIDPIYYRHQRSLVINDDFDWGFDQPLKIPTSDTIIYELHVRGFTRHKSSNIKYPGTYAGLIEKIPYLKELGITAVELLPINEFSEIDTNRVNPRTGERLLNYWGYHSLGFFAPKASYASCPENGNQVREFKTMVKAFHENGIEVILDMVFNHTAEGDHNGPTLSFRGLDNSIYYLIDPHSGEYYNYSGCGNTLNCNHPVVRDLILECLRYWVMEMHVDGFRFDLASILGRGRDGSVLANPPLLERIAADPILSSAKLIAEAWDAAGLYQVGSFPSWGRWAEWNAKFRDHVRKFIKGDPGVVSELADCIMGSSNLYAHSGRTSYHSINFVTCHDGFTLADIVSYNEKHNEENGEDNRDGANDNNSWNCGVEGPAGDNPDADKINKLRQRQIRNFAALLLLSRGVPMILAGDESGRTQRGNNNAYCQDNEISWMDWDLAKKNKDLFRFFKLLIEFRKNHPALRFESLTTPEEILEYGVKWHGIMPDKPDWSYESRSFALQITENAASNPSESTEIYIAANAYWKPLIYFLPKLPKGKKWFRVVDTMRFSPYEICENNTESILKKQNRYKIGSRSVVVLIGR
- the glgP gene encoding alpha-glucan family phosphorylase; this translates as MAKAFDTFLIRAALPEELKPLRELAFNLHWSWSFEAIQLFRHLDRDLWLSTKHNPIKMLGTIKQDRLSQALNDEGFLAQLERVHNNLKEYLSSSTWFASKYGKFDSPKIAYFSMEFGLTECLPIYSGGLGILAGDHLKSASELGLPLAGVGLLYQKGYFKQYLNADGWQQETYPDNDFYNMPIQLELDKEGIPILVDIEFPDRTVYCRIWRAQVGRVPLYLMDANTPENSYNDRKITYQLYGGDNETRIQQELLLGVGGMKALRKLDIHVNVCHMNEGHAAFMALERIKHRILKDNLTSGEATQIVRTGTIFTTHTPVPAGIDKFHSALVEKYLNNIFIEAGVKKSEFLKLGIAKNSDERNLFNMALLALHTTAYANGVSKLHGEVSRNIWQSIWPKVPLNEVPIGHVTNGIHTRSWISHEMAELFTRYLGPAWLKKPADQTIWKYIERIPDVELWRIHERRRERLVAFTRKRLYNQLKKRGAGFKEIQAAQETLNPEALTIGFARRFATYKRAALLLRDPVRLKKLLTNKERPVQFIFAGKAHPLDNGGKELIKQIVHFARDEVIRKHIVFLEDYDINVARYLVQGVDLWLNNPRRPMEASGTSGMKVIPNGGLNMSILDGWWCEGYDTDTGWAIGAGESYDDPNYQDEVESKALYDVLENDVIPLYYEVSSDGLPRFWINKMKKSMVKLCPAFNTNRMVKEYTEKYYMKAFESWKNLSADNYTKTKELVKWKHFILDHWDNVHIVNAGVQKKEIEVGFALKVEAEIVLGELKPDDVNVQIFNGLLDSDYNIVESNVEDMTCTGPVQDGLYKYEGYIPCDESGLFGYSLRIMPSHPDLTDQFGLENIRWIGDSVKNSAPELAFSKTNA